The Bubalus bubalis isolate 160015118507 breed Murrah chromosome 18, NDDB_SH_1, whole genome shotgun sequence genome contains a region encoding:
- the ACP7 gene encoding acid phosphatase type 7 — MCSFRPCWTCCCLLLLSLEVRGSPKPPNAAPEQVHLSYPGEPGSMTVTWTTWVPVPSEVQYGLQPSGPLPFRARGTFSLFVDGGILRRKLYIHRVTLQGLLSGVQYVYRCGSAQGWSRRFRFRALKKGPHWSPRLAVFGDLGADNPRALPRLRRETQQGMYDAVLHVGDFAYNMDQDNARVGDRFMKLIEPVAASLPYMTCPGNHEERYNFSNYKARFSMPGNTEGLWYSWDLGPAHIISLSTEVYFFLHYGRHLVERQFHWLESDLQKANKNRAVRPWIITMGHRPMYCSNADLDDCTWHESKVRKGLRGKFYGLEDLFYKYGVDLQLWAHEHSYERLWPIYNYQVLNGSQEMPYTHPRGPVHIITGSAGCEELLTPFTLFPRPWSALRVKEYGYTRLHILNGTHVHIQQVSDDQDGKIVDDVWVVRPLLGRMMYL; from the exons ATGTGTTCTTTTCGTCCCTGCTGGACCTGCTGCTGTCTACTCCTCCTCTCCCTGGAAGTCCGGGGGTCCCCAAAGCCTCCCAATGCTGCCCCCGAGCAAGTGCACTTGTCCTACCCAG gTGAGCCAGGCTCCATGACTGTAACCTGGACCACATGGGTCCCAGTGCCCTCTGAAGTGCAGTATGGGCTCCAGCCTTCTGGGCCCCTGCCCTTTCGGGCTCGGGGCACCTTCAGCCTCTTTGTGGATGGGGGCATTCTCCGGCGGAAGCTCTACATACACCGAGTCACCCTGCAGGGGCTGCTGTCAGGGGTCCAGTATG TTTACCGCTGTGGCAGTGCTCAGGGCTGGAGCCGTCGCTTCCGCTTCCGGGCCTTGAAGAAGGGACCCCACTGGAGCCCGCGCCTGGCTGTGTTTGGGGACCTGGGGGCCGACAATCCGAGGGCCCTCCCCCGACTGCGCCGAGAAACCCAGCAGGGCATGTACGACGCTGTTCTTCATGTGG gagaCTTCGCCTACAACATGGATCAGGACAATGCACGTGTCGGGGACAGGTTCATGAAACTCATCGAACCCGTGGCTGCCAGCCTGCCCTACATGACCTGCCCTGGGAATCACGAGGAACGCTA CAACTTCTCCAACTACAAAGCCCGCTTCAGCATGCCGGGGAACACTGAAGGCCTGTGGTACAG CTGGGATCTGGGGCCCGCACACATCATCTCCCTCTCCACTGAGGTATATTTCTTCCTCCATTATGGCCGCCACCTGGTAGAGAGACAGTTTCACTGGCTGGAAAGCGACCTCCAG AAAGCCAATAAGAACCGGGCAGTCCGGCCGTGGATCATCACCATGGGCCACCGGCCCATGTACTGCTCCAATGCTGATTTGGATGACTGTACTTGGCATGAAAGCAAG GTTCGCAAAGGCCTCCGTGGCAAGTTCTATGGGTTGGAGGATCTTTTTTACAAATACG GGGTCGACCTGCAGCTGTGGGCCCATGAGCACTCGTATGAACGCCTGTGGCCGATTTACAACTACCAG GTACTTAATGGCAGCCAAGAGATGCCCTACACCCACCCTCGAGGCCCTGTCCACATCATCACAGGATCCGCC GGCTGTGAGGAGCTGCTCACCCCCTTCACCCTCTTCCCGCGGCCCTGGAGCGCCCTGCGTGTGAAAGAATATGGGTACACACGGCTGCACATCCTCAATGGGACACATGTCCACATCCAGCAGGTGTCTGATGACCAG GATGGGAAGATTGTGGACGATGTCTGGGTGGTGAGACCCCTGCTTGGCCGGATGATGTACCTCTAG